The nucleotide sequence TAAGGGTATTCAATCCCAGCTTCACGTGCTTGCCGATTCGCTGGTCGATGGTGGCCCGGATGTTGAACCTTTGAAAATTTTGGCTTGGAATAATACCCGTTTCATTGAAGTAGCCAAGTCCGAGTGAGTACTGAGTGTTTTCTACTCCTCCCTGCAAACCCAGTTGATGGTTGGTATTAAAGCCAGGCTGATAAATCAAATCCTGCCAGTCGGTCGAAATGCCCGCTGCCAAAGCTTCCGTTTCCTTGGGAGTAAGCAGGTAGCCCGAGGTCCCCGGGGCGGTACGGTTGTATGTGGCGGCATCTTCTTTGAACTGGGCATATTCCTGGCCATTCATGACATTGTATTTGCCCATGATGGTAGTTACGCCATGATAGCCGTCATAACTGATGACGGGTTTTCCTATTTTCCCACGCTTCGTCGTAATTAGAATCACCCCGCCGGCCCCTCTCGAACCGTAAATGGCCGTGGCTGAGGCATCTTTCAAAATTTCAAGGCTGGCGATATCATTCGGGTTGATATCATTCAATCCCCCGAACGGGATTCCATCGACAACGACCAAAGGCCCATCCAGACCGTCACCATTACCGGTCGTCAGGGTTCGGTTTCCCCGGATTCTGATTTGCCCCTGCGAACCCGGTGTAGAGCCATTGCTAACAATGGTAACCCCGGCAGCGCGTCCTTTCAACTGATTGACCAGGTTGGGAGCAGGTACTTCCTTCAATGTTTCTTCACTCACCGAAACGACTGACCCGGTAACATCCCGCTTGCGTTGCGTACCGTACCCCACAACTACCACTTCTTCGAGCGTCTTGTCATCGACTGCCATCGTTACATTGATCGTCGTCTGAGTACCCACCTCTACCTCCTGCGTCGTGTAGCCTATATAGGAAAAAATCAGCGTGGTGTTATCCCTTTCCTGGATTACCAGTCGGTATCTGCCTTCGGCGTCGGTACTTGTTCCCTGGGTAGTGGACTTTACCTGAATATTGACTCCGGGAAGGGCGTTGCCATCTTCACCAACTACCCGCCCCGTAATTTCTACCTCCAGGCTTTCCGTAATATTGGCATCAACCGATGAGCTTCGACCGGAGCTGGGAGTGGAAGCCGGAACGTAACTTCGCTTAATGACAATCTGCTGTCCTGCGACTTCATACCCCAGGTTCAAAGGGGTTAAAACCTGATCAAGTACGCGTGAAAGTTTTTCGTTGGATGCCTGATAGGAGATTTTACGTTTGGACTGGATAATCTCCCGGCTGAAAAGCAACCTGACATTAGCCTGTTGCTCGATCATTTTAAGAAATGATTCGACGGATTGGTTTTGTACCTGAAAGCTCACCCGGCGATTTAAAAGCTCCTGAGCATTACTGCTCAAGGCAAAACTAACCTGGACGATGGTGACTGCCAGTAGAATTTGGAGGCTTGAGATCTTCATGAATCTGACCCAACCATTGTGCGAATTAAAAATGTAATGCATAAGTTTGTGTAATTTGTTGTTCTTTTTTCGAATGAGAATGGACAAAGGAACCCTTCCCCTCCTAGGAGGGATATCGTGTTGCTGGAGGCACATACCTGGGGACTTTACGGGCGGTAGTGTTGGAAGCACTACCGCTTTTGTCGTTTGGCGAATCAATAGCGTCTACTTCATACCATGATATAGTTTAGGTTAAGGCGTTGGTAACAAGTTGCAACCTCGACTCTGAATGACTACCTGATTGTCTACAATTTCAAAAGTCGAGTCGATGGTCAGGCATATGAGGCGGATTTTCTCAAGGAAGGGAACGTCATCCAGTTGGCCGGTAAAGGTGCAGTTTTGAAGAAGATTCCGGTCATAGCGTATCGGCATATGGTACGTAGACTCCAACTGATCGAATACGTAAGGAACGGGACTAAATTCAAACTTAAATGGGTTGGATATAATGTCGGTTAAAGTTTCGCTTGCGACCGCTTGCTTCTGCTTTTCTACTTTTTCTGACTTGGTGTTTATAGTCAGTTGCTCATTCACATTCAGAAACGACTGATTTTTGGGGGACTTCGTTGGAAATACGGTCACTTTACCCGTCTTGACCTTTACGAAGGAAGTAGCTTCATCATCGAATGAGCGTACCTGAAAACTGGTACCTAGTACCTTGGTTGTCAGATTTGTAGTATAAACCATAAACGGTTTATCCGGATTTTTGGAAACTTCAAAAAAACCCTCTCCTTTCAGATATACTTCTCGTAAAGGGCTATTTTCACTGTTCCTGAATCGTATCTGGCTACCCGGGGAAAGGAGTACCGACGAGTTTTCGGGTAAAAGAGTCACTTCCGGGCCATCGGTGTCGTTGGCCACTGTTCTCCACTCGTTTATCGTTACAGAATCTGCTCCGGCTATTTCCTTCCCCGCTATTTTTTTCAGTAGGGGTGTATCAAGTTGCCACCATAGCAGGCCGACAAGGATTGCAGCCGCCGCAGTCCACTTCATCCAGTTCCAGTTCACTACCGATGCCCGGGCCGAACCGATCGTGTAAACCGGGTGATCGGTATCCGTGCTTTGTCGGTCCGGTTGTTCGACCGGACTATCCTGAATAGCTAAATAGAGCGCAACTGCATTTTCGTAGAGGTCTCTCTTCTCAGGGTTCAGAGCCAGCCATTCTTGCCAATATGCCCGATCTTCGGCGCGCCGTTCCTTTACCCAGCGCCTGAATGCCGCATTTTCCAGAAAATCCTCGACGGTCGAAAAGCGCTGCGGAAAGTGGCCCATTGGTGTTATTCAAGTATTTTTATTGATAGTATGAAGAACCGCCACCCAGATACCCTTCTTAAGTCAATTTTTTTTATAATAAAATACAAATCATAAGTAGTGCAGGCCCAATCCATTGATTACGAAGTTTGCAGAGTGCTTTCTGCAGGAAATTGGAGACCGACTGACGATTCACCTGCATGACCTCTGCTATTTCAGGTATTGACAGATTTTCGTAGTATCGCAGATACAGGGCTTCCCGCTCCCGGTCGGGTAGGGTAGCCAGTTTGGCTTTCATTTGCCTGGTTAGCTGCTCCAGGGATTCCCGCCGGATCATCAGTGTTTCGGAGTCTGCTTCATCAGCGACCGAGCTATCCCAGTCCAGCTCCTCGTAAGCGGCCCGCTTTTGAAACCGCAAATGTTGAATGATATGGCTCCGCAGTGATTTCAGTAAGTAGTGCTTTACGGAATTGGTATCGTTTATGTAAATACGATTTTGGTGCAACTGTAAAAACAGGTCCTGTATGCAGTCTTCAACAACCGACTCGTCCACCATGAATTTTAGCCCATAGTGCTTGAGCATGCGGTGATACCGGTCCAATAATTGACCCAGGGCCTGATTTTCGCCCTCCAGAAATGATTTCCACAGTGTTTGGTCCTGGATCTCGTATTTCATAGTCTTTTACGATCTGTTACCAAAAAAGTATCTTCTGTACCGGACAACTTGCTTGTAATTACGGGCTTTTAGCCCCTCGGTCATCAAGGGTACCTATGGTACCATCAGTAGGTCAGCTTTGTCCACACAGTAAGTGACAAGCTCAAAAATTAACCACCGCCTTGAAGGCTTCTTTAGGTTGGTAGTTCTGGTCAAACAGCAGCGGATAATCCTTGCGACCCGGCACGGGGAAATTGTCCAGCCAGGATGAGCGGTCCGATACATTCCAGAACGTCACGCCCGTCAGGGTACCTTTGTGTTTCCGGAAGGTGTCGAAGAGCATTTTGTACTGGGCGGTTTGCCTTTTGGTCATGTCCTCGGTCAGCTCGCTGGTATCGGTGTCCTTTTTGGCCCGGCGCGCGTGCTCTTTCGGGTACACTGACAGGTCAAGTTCCGTAATCTGAACGTCGAGCCCCAGGCTGGCAAACTTTTCAATAGACGCTTCCAACTCCTGAGAAGTAGGTTCGTAAATGGACCAGTGGCCCTGCAGACCTACGCCGTGGATGGGTACCTTCTTGTCTTTCAGTTTTTTGACAATCTGAAATATCTTATCCCGCTTGGTCTTGTTTTCGGTGTTGTAGTCATTGTAGAAAAGCTTGGCGTCGGGATCGGCGGCGTGGGCGTATTCAAAGGCCTTTTCGATGTAGTCTTCTCCGATAATCTCGTAAAATTTGGACGGACGATATATGCTTTCACCGCCGTCGGGAACGGCTTCGTTCACCACATCCCAGGCGTAGATTTTGCCTTTATAGCGCCCGACGACCTCGGTAATATGCTGTTTCAAACGTTCCAGAAGTACCTCGCGGCTGACCTGATTTCCGGCGGCATCCGTGAAAAACCAGCGGGGCGTCTGATTGTGCCAGCAAAGCGTATGGCCTCGTACTTTCAAGCCGTTCTTCTGGGCAAAATCGACGATCGCGTCGGCGTCCTTCCAGAAATAGCGGTTTTCTTCCGGGTGGATCGGCCCCATTTTCATGGCATTTTCGGGTGTAACGCTACTGAATTGCTGTATGATCAAATCAGCTTCCGGCCCCGTCAGATTGCGGGGAGCAACGGCGACACCTATGGGAAAGTAGTCTTTGTAAGCGGCTTTCAGGGTAGGTTGCGCCTGGGGTTCCACGCAGGAGAAAAGCAGGGTACCTACGCAAAGCGTCAGTCGGAATATCTTTTTCATAATTCAAATTTTGAGTGGTTTTAACTACGAAAGTACCTGCTACTTAAAGAGGAGCTGTGAAAATTCCATTAGGTCGTGGCGCCAGACCGGCCAGGTATGGCCGCCGGCGTACTCGCTGTACTGGTACTTGATTCCCATGTCATCGAATTTTTTGAGCATGACCTGGGAGTTCTGATAGGCGATGTCCTCCTTGCCGCCCATCGAAATCCACAGCTCCTTCAAATTACTGTTGATGGTCTGCGCGTTGTTTTTCATAAACTCGTACTGCGGATCAGACAGCTTGGGGTTGTTGGCAAACCAGCCCGAGCTAAATACGCCCAGATACGCAAATTGATCGGTGTTCTTGATGCCCGCGTACAGGGTTTGGAGTCCGCCCATGGAGAGGCCCGCCAAGGCTCGGCTTTTGGCGTCGGCCTTCACCCGGAAGTTGTTTTCCACGAAAGGAATGGCGGCGACCTTCAATTCGTTTTCAAAGGCCCGCAGTATGTTTTCGTTGAATCCGGCCAGACCGCCGCTGCTCACGTTTCCGTCCAGCATCGCCACGATCATGGGTTTGGCTTTGCCTTCGGCGATCAGATTATCCAGAATGACGTTCGTTTTTCCCTGCGTGGCCCAGCCCCGCTGATCTTCTCCGCCGCCGTGCAACAGGTACAGCACGGGGTACTTTTCGTCGGATTGGTCGTAGCCGGGTGGAGTATACACGTACATCTCGCGCCAAGCATCCAGGGCTTTGGAATAGTACTGTTTGGTCCGCACATCGCCGTGGGGTACCTCCTTTATGGTGTAGTAGCCGCTCCCCGGAAAGGGAATTTCGATGCCGCTGGCCATGCGTCCCATGCCGTAGAAAGTTTCACTGGCGGGATCGACGACGGGTACCCCATCGATGAGTAGGGAGTAGTAATGAAAGCCCCGGCTAATGGGCTCGGTAGTTACGGTCCAGAATCCGCTCGTGTCTTTAACGGCCTCGTACTTTTTGCCCAGATCAAACTGTACCTTCTGCGCATCGGGAGCCTTTATCCGGAACACGACCCGGTTATCGGGCAGAATCTGCGGATATTTTGCATTCCGCACATTGGTCGAAGCTGGGGTACCCAGTACGGAATACTTTGTCAACGAAGCGGTATCTACCGGTTTGAAGAGAAATTGGGAGAACATGTACAGGCCATTCTTCCACACTTTGAAATCGTGTACGCCGGGCTCGATGTAGTAAATGTGTGGTACCTCGTGCTGATAAAGATAGTCGTGGGTACGTTTGCTGAACGTAATCAGCCCATCCTGATCGCCGCAGGAAATCCAGAGGAGTTTCAGTTTCTTTTTGGCTTCCTCGGGATCAGGTACCAGCTCCTGGGGTAGTTTGGTATTGGGCGCCGATGAAAACCCACCTACCCAGGCGAATTTATCAAGATTCCCCAAGCCAAAGTTCAGTGATTGACCGCCGCCCATCGACAGACCGGCAATGGCGCGGTGCTCTTGGTCGGTGAGGGTAGGGTACTTTTTTTCGATAAAGGGAATCAGGTCATTCAGCAGGTCTTTTTCAAACGTGGCAAAGGCCTCAACTTTGTCTTTTTCAAATACATTCCCCACCGCCCGGTCGTCCTTCATGGCCCGGCCATTGGGCATCACCACGATCATCGGCTTTATTTTCCCTTCGGCGTACAGATTGTCCAGAATCACCTGCGGACTACCGCCTTTCAGCCATTCTTTTTCATCACCCCCTATCCCGTGCAGCAGGTACAGTACCGGGTACTTGGTTTTTTTATCATAGCCTGGCGGGGTATAGATCAGCGCCCGGCGGGTGGTACCCACCGTTTTGGAAGGGTAGCTAATCGTATCGATTTTGCCAGTGGCAATGCCCGCACGTACCTGATCGAAGCCCTTGGGTGCTTCTTTCTCGATGGTCTGAGCGTAGCCCATAGACCCAGTCAGCAGAAGAACGAGCGCTATTAGGATGCCTTTAAGTTTGGTCGTTTTTGTCATATTTTTGGTACATTACTTTCTTAGTGGGGTGATGATCGGGTACTTGGTGCTACTTAAACAGCAACGGAGCGAGTTCATGCAAACTCCGGCGCCAGGTCTGGAATTCGTGCCCCGTACCCTCCGAAACGTACGAAACCGCGTTGTATCCTGCGCCTTTCAGGTCATCGACGGCTTTCTTTACTCCTTCGGGGCGTTCCTTGCTGCCGCAGCTAATGAAAACAAGCTTCGGTTTTGGCTCGTCTTTCAGGTCGTCCGGATTGTAGAGGCCACCGCTGAGCAGGCCATAGTACCCAAATGTTTCCGGCTTGTTGAGGGTAATCATTTTGGTTTCCATACCGCCCATCGACAGACCCGCCATCGCCCGGTTATCCCGGTTGCTCAGGGTACGGAAGTTAGCATCCACGTACGGAATCAACTCTTCGGTCAGTACCGTCTGGAAGGGGTCGATCTTAAACTCCCGTAGCTTTCCCCACTTCAATTCGTTGGTCATGCCGTAGGTCATCACGATAATAAACGGTTTCGTTTTTCCTTCCGCAATCAGGTTGTCCATGATCAGGTTTGCGTGCCCCTGATTGCTCCAGGCCGTTTCGTCCTCGCCCCAGCCGTGTTGCAGGTACAATACAGGGTACTTGGTGGACTGGTTTTTCTCATAGCCCGGCGGGGTGTACACAAACGCCCGGCGGGATGTACCGGTACTTTTGGAGGGAAACAGAATCTGCTGTACATGACCGTGCGGGACGTCTTTCAGGGCGTAGAATTCCTGATCGTGGGCCGGTATTTCGATACCGCTCTCCCACCGTACCGACCCGTAGTAGTTCTTGGCGCCGGGGTCGTTGAATTTGCCGCCATCAACCGTCACGTTGTAGTAGTGAAAGCCTTCATCCATCGGGCCTTCCGTGGTGCCGGTCCAAAAGCCGTCAGCTCCTTTGGTGAGCCTTGTTCCCCCGCGGCCACCCAGCCCCAGGCTTACCTTCACACTATCCGCTTTGGGGGCGTTGATTCGGAACCGGGCGTAGCCCTGGGAGTTTACCTGCGGGTATTCCTGCCCCGGCTGATTCAGCGAGGACGGTTTGAAATCTTCCGCTATGGCCGTTGAGCTTGTCTGCGAAAAACTGGTTACGCTCAGAAAGGTGGCTACGACGAAGGTAGCGAGTGTTATCCGGGTCATGGGGTTATCGTTTTTAGGTTTAAAGAATGTCAAATGAATCAAGTTCTGTCTCAAAAGGGCTTCACTTAAAAAGCTGCGGCAGGGTGTTAGCCAGATATAGTTTGCAGTTCATCCAGGTATGGCCGCCCGGCACGATGAGCGGTTTCACGTTGATTTTTTTCTCGTTAAACATCGCGATGTTTTGTTTCACGGGCTCGTAAAGGAAATCTTCGGTGCCCACGCTGACGGTGAAAAGTTTGAGTTGCTTATTCATCGCATCGGCATTCGGCGACCAATCGCTGAAATTCTTCTTGAACTCTTCGGTGGCGGTATAGGGTGCGTACGAGCATACGTAGGCAAACTTGTCAGGATTGGTGAGGCCGATATTGAGCGTCTGTCCGCCACCGACTGAAAAACCCGCCACCGCCCGGCCTTTACTGTCCTTGATAACCGGGTAGTTGGCTTCCACGAAAGGAATAATATCGTTCACGACATCTTTGGTAAAGTCGGCCATGGGCGCGGGACGCACATTGCCGTAGGGCATCACGATGAGCATCGGTTTGGCTTTTCCCTGCGCAATGAGGTTATCGGCAATCAGGTTGGCTCGGCCCACTTTGATCCAGGTTTCTTCGGTGTCAGACCCGCCATGAATCAGGTACAAAACGGGGTACTGCGTTTTAGCCTTTGGGTCAAAATTCGGCGGGGTGTACACCAGCAAAGTCCGGGTAGTGTCCAGGGTACTTGACTTGTAGTACCGGTAGCTCACTTTGCCATGCGGCACATTTTGCAGCGAATGAACCAGTGGCTGGTCGCCGGGAACTTCCACGATGCTGCGCTTAAAACGCTCATTGGCAAAGATGTACGTATTGTTGGGATCAGACATTTGTACATTATCCACCGTAAAACTGTACGGGTAGATATCCGGCTTCACTGGGGGTACCGTGACGCTCCAGATTCCGGCGGTATCCTTCGTCATCGCCATTGGAGCTTTCAGAAATTCTCCATTTAGAGTCACATTCTGGGCATTTTTTGAAAAATACCGAAAGGTGATGGTATGGTCGGGATGCACGTCGGGCGAGCTGAGCGCGGGGGGACGTTGCGCCATGGCCGACGTAAACGCCGTCAGCAGGGCAAGAAGTAAAAACAGGGAGCGATTCATAGGGCGGATCGGGTTTAGATTTTATCGAAAAAGTATGGGAGCGGACTTGGCCACGTAATCTTTTACATTCATCCAGGTATGGCCCCCTTCGCTGATGTAGGGTTTGAAATCCACCTTTTTGGCTTTGAGGTACTCCATAAATTCCGTGGTTCCGTTGTACAGAAAATCATCCTTTCCGACGCTGACCCACAGTAGCTTCAATTGTTTATTAGTCTGGTCGGGCTGACTGCCGATCTGGCCGAAACTTTTGTCCATTTCCGCAGGCGACAGGTAGGAGCTGTAACTGCATACCCAGGCAAATTTGTCCATGTTCCCGAAGGCCGCCCGCAGGGTTTGGCCGCCCCCGCGCGAAAATCCACCGATGGCGCGGCTGTCGCGGGTAGCTTCCGTGCGATAATTCTTATCCACGTAGGGAATCACCTGACTGATCAAATCGTTTTCAAACGCCCTGGCGCGGCTCACCGCATCGTCCCCATCGCGGCTGGTAGGATCGGCGGGTTTTGCCGCTCCCCTTTGTTCGGCTACTCGGGCCGCCACATTGCCGTACGGCATGACAATGATCATGGGTTTGGCTTTGTTTTCCGCAATCAGGTTGTCCAGGATAAAGTTGACCTTGCCTACTTTGAAAAAGGTTTCCTCGGTATCGGTGGTACCGCTGATGAGGTAAAAAACCGGGTACTTTTTCGTCGGATTTTTGTCGTATCCCGGCGGTGTATAAACCACCAGAGAACCCGTCGTACCCGAAACCGAAGGGTAGTATTCGTAGCTCACAGTCCCATGAGGTACATCTTTCAGGGCGTGGACCAGCGGCGTATCGCCGGGAATATCCACCAGACTGGCCTTAAATCGCTCGTTTGGGAAAAAGGCCACGTTGGCCGGGTCCATCACCGAAATACCATCCACCTGAAAATTGTAGGGGTAGATGTCGGGAGCAATGGGTCCGACGGTCACGCTCCAGATCCCCTGAGCGTCTTTAGTCATCGGGCTGGGCGCTTTCAGAAACTGACCACTCAGTTTAACTACCTGGGCCTCAGGCGCCAGGTACCGGAAGGTGACGGATTTGTCGGCGTATACTTCGGGAGAAATCACCCAAGGTCCCCGCGGCGGCTGGCTTTGGGCAAAGCCCGCTACCAAAAGCAGGCTTATGATTAAGTTAAACGTAGAGATTTTCATAGGTTAAAATCAAGGGTTAGGTACTTTTTTTTCACATCAGCTTATTCTCAATCCTGAAATAGTCGAAATCGGCAAATCCGCCCGTCTCCTGGGTCGCGTAATTGAACAGCCCGAAGCGGTAGCCCATAAAATGCGGCAGCGTGTAGGGCATTTTTATGGGTTCGCCGATTGGCTGCCAGCTTTTGCCGTCGAGGCTGTAAAAAAACTGGGCGGTATCTTTCCGATCCCGGAAATCGCACTGGGCTTTGAAATAGATTTTATCTTGGCTGAGAGGTACT is from Salmonirosea aquatica and encodes:
- a CDS encoding SusC/RagA family TonB-linked outer membrane protein, producing the protein MKISSLQILLAVTIVQVSFALSSNAQELLNRRVSFQVQNQSVESFLKMIEQQANVRLLFSREIIQSKRKISYQASNEKLSRVLDQVLTPLNLGYEVAGQQIVIKRSYVPASTPSSGRSSSVDANITESLEVEITGRVVGEDGNALPGVNIQVKSTTQGTSTDAEGRYRLVIQERDNTTLIFSYIGYTTQEVEVGTQTTINVTMAVDDKTLEEVVVVGYGTQRKRDVTGSVVSVSEETLKEVPAPNLVNQLKGRAAGVTIVSNGSTPGSQGQIRIRGNRTLTTGNGDGLDGPLVVVDGIPFGGLNDINPNDIASLEILKDASATAIYGSRGAGGVILITTKRGKIGKPVISYDGYHGVTTIMGKYNVMNGQEYAQFKEDAATYNRTAPGTSGYLLTPKETEALAAGISTDWQDLIYQPGFNTNHQLGLQGGVENTQYSLGLGYFNETGIIPSQNFQRFNIRATIDQRIGKHVKLGLNTLNTVTYQNTPGGGGIPGGLVRLTPWPLRIIKMVR
- a CDS encoding FecR family protein, yielding MGHFPQRFSTVEDFLENAAFRRWVKERRAEDRAYWQEWLALNPEKRDLYENAVALYLAIQDSPVEQPDRQSTDTDHPVYTIGSARASVVNWNWMKWTAAAAILVGLLWWQLDTPLLKKIAGKEIAGADSVTINEWRTVANDTDGPEVTLLPENSSVLLSPGSQIRFRNSENSPLREVYLKGEGFFEVSKNPDKPFMVYTTNLTTKVLGTSFQVRSFDDEATSFVKVKTGKVTVFPTKSPKNQSFLNVNEQLTINTKSEKVEKQKQAVASETLTDIISNPFKFEFSPVPYVFDQLESTYHMPIRYDRNLLQNCTFTGQLDDVPFLEKIRLICLTIDSTFEIVDNQVVIQSRGCNLLPTP
- a CDS encoding RNA polymerase sigma factor, which gives rise to MKYEIQDQTLWKSFLEGENQALGQLLDRYHRMLKHYGLKFMVDESVVEDCIQDLFLQLHQNRIYINDTNSVKHYLLKSLRSHIIQHLRFQKRAAYEELDWDSSVADEADSETLMIRRESLEQLTRQMKAKLATLPDREREALYLRYYENLSIPEIAEVMQVNRQSVSNFLQKALCKLRNQWIGPALLMICILL
- a CDS encoding endo-1,4-beta-xylanase → MKKIFRLTLCVGTLLFSCVEPQAQPTLKAAYKDYFPIGVAVAPRNLTGPEADLIIQQFSSVTPENAMKMGPIHPEENRYFWKDADAIVDFAQKNGLKVRGHTLCWHNQTPRWFFTDAAGNQVSREVLLERLKQHITEVVGRYKGKIYAWDVVNEAVPDGGESIYRPSKFYEIIGEDYIEKAFEYAHAADPDAKLFYNDYNTENKTKRDKIFQIVKKLKDKKVPIHGVGLQGHWSIYEPTSQELEASIEKFASLGLDVQITELDLSVYPKEHARRAKKDTDTSELTEDMTKRQTAQYKMLFDTFRKHKGTLTGVTFWNVSDRSSWLDNFPVPGRKDYPLLFDQNYQPKEAFKAVVNF
- a CDS encoding alpha/beta hydrolase-fold protein, whose protein sequence is MGYAQTIEKEAPKGFDQVRAGIATGKIDTISYPSKTVGTTRRALIYTPPGYDKKTKYPVLYLLHGIGGDEKEWLKGGSPQVILDNLYAEGKIKPMIVVMPNGRAMKDDRAVGNVFEKDKVEAFATFEKDLLNDLIPFIEKKYPTLTDQEHRAIAGLSMGGGQSLNFGLGNLDKFAWVGGFSSAPNTKLPQELVPDPEEAKKKLKLLWISCGDQDGLITFSKRTHDYLYQHEVPHIYYIEPGVHDFKVWKNGLYMFSQFLFKPVDTASLTKYSVLGTPASTNVRNAKYPQILPDNRVVFRIKAPDAQKVQFDLGKKYEAVKDTSGFWTVTTEPISRGFHYYSLLIDGVPVVDPASETFYGMGRMASGIEIPFPGSGYYTIKEVPHGDVRTKQYYSKALDAWREMYVYTPPGYDQSDEKYPVLYLLHGGGEDQRGWATQGKTNVILDNLIAEGKAKPMIVAMLDGNVSSGGLAGFNENILRAFENELKVAAIPFVENNFRVKADAKSRALAGLSMGGLQTLYAGIKNTDQFAYLGVFSSGWFANNPKLSDPQYEFMKNNAQTINSNLKELWISMGGKEDIAYQNSQVMLKKFDDMGIKYQYSEYAGGHTWPVWRHDLMEFSQLLFK
- a CDS encoding alpha/beta hydrolase-fold protein produces the protein MTRITLATFVVATFLSVTSFSQTSSTAIAEDFKPSSLNQPGQEYPQVNSQGYARFRINAPKADSVKVSLGLGGRGGTRLTKGADGFWTGTTEGPMDEGFHYYNVTVDGGKFNDPGAKNYYGSVRWESGIEIPAHDQEFYALKDVPHGHVQQILFPSKSTGTSRRAFVYTPPGYEKNQSTKYPVLYLQHGWGEDETAWSNQGHANLIMDNLIAEGKTKPFIIVMTYGMTNELKWGKLREFKIDPFQTVLTEELIPYVDANFRTLSNRDNRAMAGLSMGGMETKMITLNKPETFGYYGLLSGGLYNPDDLKDEPKPKLVFISCGSKERPEGVKKAVDDLKGAGYNAVSYVSEGTGHEFQTWRRSLHELAPLLFK
- a CDS encoding esterase, which gives rise to MNRSLFLLLALLTAFTSAMAQRPPALSSPDVHPDHTITFRYFSKNAQNVTLNGEFLKAPMAMTKDTAGIWSVTVPPVKPDIYPYSFTVDNVQMSDPNNTYIFANERFKRSIVEVPGDQPLVHSLQNVPHGKVSYRYYKSSTLDTTRTLLVYTPPNFDPKAKTQYPVLYLIHGGSDTEETWIKVGRANLIADNLIAQGKAKPMLIVMPYGNVRPAPMADFTKDVVNDIIPFVEANYPVIKDSKGRAVAGFSVGGGQTLNIGLTNPDKFAYVCSYAPYTATEEFKKNFSDWSPNADAMNKQLKLFTVSVGTEDFLYEPVKQNIAMFNEKKINVKPLIVPGGHTWMNCKLYLANTLPQLFK
- a CDS encoding alpha/beta hydrolase-fold protein; this translates as MKISTFNLIISLLLVAGFAQSQPPRGPWVISPEVYADKSVTFRYLAPEAQVVKLSGQFLKAPSPMTKDAQGIWSVTVGPIAPDIYPYNFQVDGISVMDPANVAFFPNERFKASLVDIPGDTPLVHALKDVPHGTVSYEYYPSVSGTTGSLVVYTPPGYDKNPTKKYPVFYLISGTTDTEETFFKVGKVNFILDNLIAENKAKPMIIVMPYGNVAARVAEQRGAAKPADPTSRDGDDAVSRARAFENDLISQVIPYVDKNYRTEATRDSRAIGGFSRGGGQTLRAAFGNMDKFAWVCSYSSYLSPAEMDKSFGQIGSQPDQTNKQLKLLWVSVGKDDFLYNGTTEFMEYLKAKKVDFKPYISEGGHTWMNVKDYVAKSAPILFR